A genomic segment from Nematostella vectensis chromosome 6, jaNemVect1.1, whole genome shotgun sequence encodes:
- the LOC5521466 gene encoding fibroblast growth factor receptor 4 has product MDSMENLRVVLALGLLTLSVGLTLGNTGPPQIKRTANEKLIEVGKKELKLKCAVLSEISTITKYVWYKDGKQVIPDAFSRFSIRPYRHLKITNVSKSDAGHYMCWVENEFGHTNFTITLVVEDPTRPPVNWNNSRAEPPQFKDLSKMNDIQRKYQEGSKAELICDATGYPQPVIAWYKDGLHYPGQPKLGPFDYRLTIQGLNPDSAGKYMCNVTNAFGWESYTYSIKVEPVIRIAPQIIDITTNFTFTVGQTAELMCTCYFNALDDTIEFKWHAISDSYPNRTSKYGEEVERSKYRFNGDNKGEPGEKESLVRTEFFLVLKNVTKADEGKYTCEAANKIGPKYQSTYLVIEDLAVPKKPSTVTPTSRSTAILATAARSSKEQTFEVTMSVVGVVVFIVLLVFIFCICRLRKRQIKGKNSANIEYHCDKETTNITMETTNAHAPRRTPSTSSTSSAVALLRQRSLRNRLDSRLTHLNEVEIEYDEEWEFDRTYLVIREVLGEGAFGKVMRAEAFGLHGNSACTTVAVKMLKEDATEQELFDLVSEMEVMKSIGKHINIINLLGTCTQHGPLFVLVEYARWGNLRQFLRDRRPVKDYDDVMEPAETLTLLNLMTFCYQIAKGMEYLASRKCIHRDLAARNILVADDNILKIADFGLARDVHNVNYYRKTTDGRLPVKWMAFEALFDRVYTTQSDVWSFGIVVWEIITFGGTPYPGVPIEKLCMLLNTGYRMERPVNCSKELYEIMRNCWNENPEARPTFTSLVQAFDDLVALLSDEEYLELQGPLLSPLCPRTASSELAPFARDNASSEFTSSSENLTKSENSLSVRDSKTSENLLPSLKEASDTDNEEDHDDVASYSNLRKPGELLRPLLSEHKSSSKGSIASAQNRSEAFSSSNNNSPSVSFQNLGSRETGVDFAKSSNTSLAGSRTRLSPVGSSNEGSYDCEKSHDGIIQSGASSSNDLSRSYASSPPEGIRQSASSSPSDAMNQPIEVSPSNERRQRLPSVQTEV; this is encoded by the exons ATGGATTCGATGGAGAATTTGCGCGTGGTTCTAGCACTTGGATTACTAACTCTTTCTGTTGGATTAACCTTAGGAAATACCG GTCCGCCTCAAATAAAGAGAACCGCGAATGAGAAATTAATTGAGGTCGGGAAAAAAGAGCTTAAACTGAAATGTGCTGTCTTGAGTGAGATATCTACCATCACAAAGTATGTGTGGTATAAAGACGGAAAGCAAGTAATTCCAGACGCCTTCTCTAGATTCAGTATAAGACCCTATCGACACCTAAAGATAACGAACGTTAGCAAATCAGACGCTGGACATTACATGTGCTGGGTGGAAAATGAGTTTGGGCACACAAATTTTACAATCACATTGGTTGTAGAAG ACCCAACAAGACCCCCTGTGAACTGGAATAACAGCAGAGCAG aaccgCCTCAGTTTAAAGACCTTTCAAAAATGAACGATattcaaagaaaatatcaAGAGGGGAGCAAGGCTGAGCTCATCTGCGAtgccacagggtacccacagCCTGTGATAGCATGGTATAAGGATGGTTTGCATTACCCTGGGCAACCAAAGCTAGGCCCTTTCGATTACCGGCTAACCATACAAGGGCTAAACCCTGATAGTGCGGGGAAGTACATGTGTAATGTCACCAATGCCTTTGGATGGGAGAGCTACACATACAGCATTAAAGTCGAAC CTGTCATCCGTATCGCACCACAAATCATTGACATCACCACCAACTTCACGTTTACGGTGGGCCAGACAGCAGAACTCATGTGCACGTGTTATTTCAATGCTCTAGACGACACCATTGAATTCAAGTGGCATGCAATCAGCGACAG TTATCCAAACAGGACAAGCAAGTACGGAGAAGAGGTCGAACGCTCGAAATACCGATTCAACGGCGACAATAAAGGCGAACCTGGGGAGAAGGAGTCCCTTGTTCGAACCGAGTTCTTTCTTGTCCTTAAAAACGTTACCAAAGCAGACGAGGGAAAATACACGTGTGAAGCTGCCAACAAGATTGGCCCAAAGTACCAATCAACTTACCTGGTTATTGAAG ATTTAGCCGTGCCAAAAAAGCCATCAACCGTCACCCCGACCTCTAGATCAACTGCGATTCTAGCAACCGCCGCCCGATCAAGCAAAGAACAAACTTTCGAGGTCACGATGTCAGTGGTAGGCGTCGTCGTCTTCATTGTTCTTCTCGTCTTCATTTTCTGTATTTGCCGCTTGCGAAAGCGCCAAATCAAAGGCAAAAATAGCGCCAACATCGAATACCACTGCGACAAGGAGACTACGAATATTACTATGGAAACCACAAACGCGCACGCACCTCGCCGCACGCCATCCACTTCATCCACGAGCTCCGCCGTCGCACTGCTCCGACAGCGGAGCCTCCGGAACCGCTTGGACTCGCGGCTAACGCATTTGAATGAAGTAGAGATTGAGTATGATGAGGAGTGGGAATTCGACCGCACTTACCTCGTGATCAGAGAAGTCCTCGGGGAGGGGGCGTTCGGCAAGGTGATGCGCGCGGAGGCTTTTGGGTTACATGGAAACTCTGCGTGTACGACCGTAGCCGTCAAGATGCTCAAAG AGGACGCCACAGAGCAGGAGCTGTTCGATCTCGTGTCTGAAATGGAGGTGATGAAGTCGATTGGAAAacacatcaacatcatcaactTACTCGGGACTTGCACTCAGCACG GCCCTCTATTCGTACTTGTTGAATACGCACGTTGGGGCAACTTGCGACAATTCTTGAGGGACCGGAGACCAGTCAAGgattatgatgacgtcatggagCCTGCGGAGACGCTAACTTTGCTGAATCTTATGACGTTTTGTTACCAGATAGCAAAAGGCATGGAATACCTTGCGTCCAGGAAG TGCATCCATCGTGACCTGGCAGCCCGTAATATTCTGGTCGCGGATGACAATATACTGAAGATCGCGGACTTTGGACTGGCACGCGACGTGCACAACGTGAATTACTACCGTAAAACCACAGAT GGGCGTCTTCCAGTGAAATGGATGGCGTTTGAGGCTCTGTTTGACCGCGTGTATACCACACAGAGTGACGT GTGGTCATTTGGAATAGTTGTATGGGAAATTATTACATTTG GCGGCACGCCATACCCTGGAGTCCCAATAGAGAAGCTCTGCATGTTGCTCAACACGGGCTACAGGATGGAGAGACCTGTGAATTGCTCCAAAGAACT CTATGAAATAATGAGGAACTGTTGGAATGAGAACCCTGAAGCTCGCCCGACTTTTACTTCTCTGGTACAAGCATTTGATGACCTTGTGGCACTTTTATCCGATGAG GAATACCTAGAGTTACAAGGGCCACTCCTCAGTCCGCTTTGTCCGAGAACTGCGTCATCCGAACTCGCGCCGTTCGCACGCGACAACGCGTCATCAGAGTTCACTAGCAGCTCCGAAAATCTGACGAAGAGCGAGAATTCTCTGAGTGTTCGAGACAGTAAAACATCAGAGAACCTGCTGCCGTCGCTTAAAGAAGCCAGCGACACCGACAACGAGGAGGACCATGATGACGTCGCCTCTTATTCAAACCTTAGGAAACCAGGCGAGCTACTAAGGCCTTTACTGTCAGAACATAAGTCATCAAGCAAGGGTTCAATCGCGTCGGCACAAAACAGATCCGAAGCTTTTTCTTcgagtaataataatagcccTAGTGTGTCGTTCCAGAATCTTGGATCAAGAGAAACGGGCGTAGACTTTGCTAAAAGCAGCAATACATCGTTAGCGGGCTCAAGGACCAGATTGTCTCCCGTTGGATCCTCTAACGAGGGTTCCTACGACTGCGAGAAGTCACATGACGGAATTATCCAATCGGGTGCGTCCTCTTCTAACGATCTCAGTCGTTCCTACGCGTCTTCGCCACCTGAGGGGATTCGCCAATCAGCGTCATCCTCGCCAAGTGACGCGATGAACCAGCCAATAGAAGTGTCGCCTTCAAATGAAAGAAGGCAGCGGTTGCCTTCTGTCCAGACAGAAGTGTAA
- the LOC116608950 gene encoding fibroblast growth factor receptor 4 gives MLALHFSSIWVVYGLVVASLVKYSYNASCSAPPSFSSVHVLHRKPDRAIINLDCSADGKPRPTVVWLKNGKPFFKRDGVELSLRPYQYVLRLRGVVSSDNGQYTCNVSNSCDWISRTFTVHVKKREPSKPLIQIIPNVTARNGDNVTLKCNAMSDSMPRFRWLILTSPQNASSLINETPNHYKVIKQSRHADYIVRIKHDRWRVLHVYKLMLVNVGQKHVGMYTCNASNTHGFSLRHTFLTVASSSTQDITTPIRRSRPTEETSTATRTVKTQHSQSKDVFNYKSRAAVHVINDIRMVLYKDFVALFTVLWVLT, from the exons ATGTTGGCTTTGCATTTTTCGTCTATTTGGGTGGTGTATGGTTTAGTGGTAGCATCACTTGTCAAATATTCATACAATGCGAGTTGTTCAG CTCCGCCGTCGTTCTCATCTGTACATGTCCTGCATAGAAAGCCTGACAGAGCTATCATCAATCTCGACTGCTCCGCCGACGGTAAGCCTCGTCCCACCGTGGTTTGGCTGAAGAATGGCAAGCCTTTCTTTAAACGTGACGGGGTGGAGCTGTCCCTTCGTCCTTACCAGTATGTGCTCCGCTTGAGGGGCGTGGTTTCAAGTGATAACGGACAGTACACATGTAATGTGTCAAACTCATGTGACTGGATAAGTCGCACCTTCACGGTGCATGTTAAAA AACGAGAGCCGTCAAAACCATTAATACAAATTATACCCAACGTGACGGCACGTAATGGAGATAACGTGACACTGAAGTGTAACGCAATGAGTGACTCCATGCCCCGCTTCCGATGGCTTATACTTACCTCACCACAAAATGCGTCATCTTTGATAAACGAAACGCCAAATCACTATAAGGTAATCAAGCAGTCACGGCACGCGGACTATATTGTAAGGATAAAGCACGACAGATGGCGAGTTCTTCATGTTTATAAACTGATGCTTGTCAACGTTGGTCAGAAGCACGTGGGAATGTACACGTGCAATGCTAGCAACACACATGGCTTCTCCCTGCGTCACACCTTTCTTACCGtggcatcatcatcaacacaag ATATAACCACGCCTATTCGCAGAAGTAGACCAACCGAAGAAACGTCGACAGCAACAAGGACCGTGAAAACACAACACTCGCAATCAAAGGACGTGTTCAACTACAAATCAAGAGCTGCAGTGCATGTTATCAACGATATTAGGATGGTTCTTTACAAGGATTTCGTCGCACTTTTTACGGTCTTATGGGTGTTAACTTAG